The following is a genomic window from Rhodoligotrophos defluvii.
TTTCAACGGCGGCAGAACAATACACTTGCTCAGTCGAGCGAGGACGGAACCACGGATCCGGCTCTGGCAAGCTTGTTGCAAGCAAGTCGGACCATGAAGAACCGCATCAATTGGCGTGAAAGCCGCGTAGATCAGAATTACCTCTGCTTCCCCTGGGATGAAGTCTTCCCAGAGGGTAAGGCCAGTGGTCGCGCGTCTCTCGTGAATCGCGCGATGCGGGCAGTTCTTCCCCACGGACCAACGCGCGCTCGTTCAACCCTCGCCCCCAGTTCTTACGGCCTCGGGACGGGCGCAGTGGCGCATCACGCGAGCGCGCTGGCACCCGAGGCGGGGTGCTCGCGTTTCGCTGCTGGCTTCCTTCACCCCAGCGAAGCGGAACGCCGGCGCGGGGGGGCTGAGTTTTGGCCATTCGGAGGACAGGCATGATCAATCCGACTGAGAAAGACATGTGGCGGCCGGTTATCTACACGGCCAATGGACCCGGCGTGGAGCCGGAGGTCGGCGTTATCGCGTCCATCACAGAGCATTTCGTGCGGGTGCACTTCCGGGGCGAGCCCAACCCTGCAGCGTGCCTGCGCGAGAACCTGGTTTGGGAGACCGACTGGAGGGTACAGCAGTGAAGTCACCTTACCGCTTGATCGCCTCTACCCGTTTCGGCGTGTTTAGCTGCGGCGCGGTTGCTGGGGCCGTTATGCTGCTGGCTGGCATGATGATGGCGCAGGCGCTGACGGCCAAGGGGTCGCAGCATCACTACAATCCGAAGGTCATCACGGATCGGATCGTGCCGAGCTGAGGCTGCTCGCGAGACCAGATCGGGCCGTGAGCACCACCGCGTCCTGTGGGCTTTAACCCGCTCAATGGCTTTGCTGTTCGTCGACAAGGATCGGATTGGCGTTGTTGCGGTGCTGCGCTGCCAGTTCCACGGCGGCCCGGTATTCCTCTGAGACCACAATGGCCACATCGGCGTGACTGATATCGGACGCCTCAGGATGCTTTGCCAAAAGGTGTTCCGCGCTCCTTGCCGGGTCAAGCGCCCGGTCCGACTTTGCCGCCTTATTCACGAGATCCGCAATGTCCACGGCTAGCGGCAGTTTCGGCATCTGTTACTCCTGCTTGTCGGCGCCCAGCCACGCGTTCTGCTCCGTCAAGGGCCTTCGCGTCATCGCGCTCGGTGCGGCTGCTTGGTTCCCGTACTGACCGCCCGGCCACTCCGCGCGCTCTCTGAAATACACGGCAGCGAAGCTCCCTAACGGAGTAACCACACCTGCCCAAGCTGGTTCCCAGACCCGCCGGCTGACGCAGCCGTCACAAGGCGCGAGATGCGCAGGGGCAGATCTCCACTATTGTGGCATAGCCGCCGCCGCTTGAGTATCTCAATGCGCTCTCTGGTTAATCGCTCGACTTTTAGTTGCAGAAATGCCACCGTCATTTCGCTCATCGAAGAATGGGAATGGGTCTCCCCGATCCTACGTAAGCTGTTGCTGGTTCGCGCAGCGTCTCGCCAGCAATCGGTCACTCTACGTGGTAGCTGTAGATATTCATCTGCAGAATGCCATCGGTATCGTCGGAGAATTCGAGTGTGAAGGTACTCGCCACCGGCTGGTTGGTGCCTTCGTAGCGGCGGCTGTGTATCGCGCGCAAGGTTACATCGAGCTGCTGATCGCTCATGGATCGGGAGATCCAATCGTCCGCAGCGCTGGCGTCAATCATTTCCCAAGTGCTGCCGGGCTCAGGCTTCAATCGAAGTTCGAAAACGCGATAACCTAGTCCGGATACCGATTGAAGATAATCTTCAATTGACGAGCGAATTTTGTCCGCGGCCTGGTCAGGATCGATCCATGTCGGGTCATCCCTGTGCTGCCTGCTGGCAAAGCCTTTAATATCCGTCTCGCGAGGCTTGATGCAGGTCGCGTTGCTCTTCCATGTGCCATAGTCCAAGAAAGCAAAGCGGTCGCTTTGATATTTTTGCGAGCAGTTGCCACGGATCTCCGAGTGGATGCCAAGGTTGAACGTATGCGCCGAGCTTCGGGTTAGCGCCTCCGGATCGAGGTGAAGGGTTTCCGTGAAGGACTGCACTTGGACGGCAAAGCGAATCTCGCCCTCCATATTCTCCTCCAAGGCCTCAGGGCGATACGCAAAGTCAATTTCGTGATCACCGGTCGTCAAGACGAGGCTGTGCCATTTATGCTGCTTCATGAAAGCAGTGAATGAGCTCATGGCCGGGGCTCCTGTCGTAGATTATCGGGAGAGCCCACGGCACATTGTACCGTAATAAAGGCCCGACCTCGCCAAGGTCACACTTCGGCGATCATACCCTTCACCAGGATGAAAGGCATGACGGACGGATCAATGGAAAATAAGGTCGTTATTGGGCCGAAACTGGTTTTCATCCCGATGATCCGCAATTATGCGAGCTCTCGCCCTCACCATTGGATTTGTCCCGAGAGGGAGAGATAGTGGTTTGTCTGCCTCGAGGCGTATTCGAAGCCGTAGCCGATGGCGAAGGTGACGGGGGCTTGGGGGGCCTCGGCGGCGAGGGCCAGGTTGGCGCGGAAGCGGTCCCTGCCCAGCTTGGCGCCCTCGGTTTGGAAGGGCAGGCCCTTGGCGCCGAGGAAGGCGGAGGCGACGGTGTCGTCGATATCGCCGAAGCCGCGGCCATAGGAGAGCATGAGTTCGGGCCGCAGGGCGAGATCGGCGAAGAGGGCGCCGGTGTCGGCGGGGACAAGGCTGGCGATATGGCCCTGCAGGCTGATGCCGACGACCGCCTCGGCGGAGGCGATGCTCTCGGCATGGACGTCGAGGCCGGCATTGCCGGCGCCCTTNAAGGTGCCATCGCTTGCCTGGTCGGCGGTGAGCGTCGCCCCGCTCAGGGCGATCTCGCCGCCGGACTCGGCGGTGACATTGCTCAAGCTAGCATTAAAGCCGTTGAGGTCGAGCCGGCCGTCCTCGCCGATATGGGTGGGGCCCGAGCCCAGCACATCCGCCGCGCCGAGCCGGAGAGTGCCTTCGGCGATATCGGTGCCCCCGGTATAGGTGTTCTCAGCCATCAGCACGACCGTGCCCGCCCCGCCCTTGGTAAGGCCGCCGCTGCCGGAAATAACGCTATCCACGGTGAGGGTGTGGCTGGCATCGGCAGAGAGGGTGCCGCCGCCGGTGCCAAGCGTGATGGCGCGGGCGGTGGTCATGTCCGCCGTGGCCAGCAGCTCGCCGCCATTGCTCAGCGAGACTGTCCCGGTGGAATGGCCGAGATTGTTGTCATTGGAGATGGAGACGGTGCCGCCCTCGACCTTGGTGCCGCCGATATAGGCATTGTTGCCGGAAAGCACGAGCGTGCCCGCGCCGGTCTTGGTGACGCCGGTGTCCTTGCCATCCCCGGCGGGATCGGCGGGGTCGTCCGCATCCTCATAACCCGGCGCATAGGCATCGCTGGCAATATCATCGCCAATAGTGACCGTCTCGCCGGCGCCGGGGGCGAAGCTTATTCCAGTCGTGCCATGCAGGTAGAAGCCACTGCCCAGCCCTAGCGCGCCAGCACCCCCTGCTGTCGCACTGCCATTCTCCACGCTGATATTGCCGGAAAAGCTGATCGACCCACCATCCTCGACGAACACAGCACCGCCAAACCCCGCGCCCGCGCCGCCGCTGTCCGTGCCATCCGCCCCGCCAAAGCCCCCTCGACCTACACTCCCATTGCCCTGTTTTCCGCCTCCACCAGCACCGAAGCCGCCGTGACCAGCATCATTACCGGCCCCATAGCCGCCACCCCCGCCACCGCCGAAACCACCATCTCCTGCCGGACCGTCCGTACTAAAGCCGGTACCGCCACCGCCTCCCCCGAAACCACCATTACCTCCCCCTGCATTACGACCACCACCACCGCCACCAGAAAAATCACCTCCAGTCGTCCCTGCAACGCCGATTCCACCGCCCAGTCCGGGATTAGGGCCTCCTCCATTGCCTCCATCGGTTGATGTCGAAGGCGTGCCGTTACTCCCAATTCCGTAACCGCCACCTCCGCCACCACCGCCACCGATATTGTTCGGTCCCCCCGATCCATTACTGCCGTTCCCCCCGTTCAGCCCACCACCGCCGCCACCTTCGCCGAAGCTACCTACAGGCGAGGGCGTGCTTCCCCCGGTCGCCTTGGCTCCGTCGAATGTTGTATTTGCAACCACGACATTTGCGCGCTTTCCAACAAATATTGCTCCGCCGGCACCCATGCCTCCCCCACCACTGGTTGACAAGCCGCTGTCGCCTCCCTGGGCATGAGCGTTCTGCAGCGTCAGGTTTGCAATCGAGACATCAATGGTATCGGGACTGCTGGACCCATCTGCCCGAGCGAAGAAGATGTTGTAGGTGTTCGCGCCATCGATCTTCACGCCGGTCGTGCCACCGTCGATCGTCACCGAATCCGAGATGATCGGCAGAGTACCCGTCAGCGTGATCGTCTGCCCGGCCAGGCTCGCATCGAACACGATCTCGTCGGCGCCGGCATTGGCATTTGCCTGGGCAATGGCCCAGCCCAGGGAGTTCTCGACGGTTGGATCGCCCGAGGCGCTGGTGACGGTGTAGGTGGCGCACACGGCCGGTCCCGCCATGATGGCGAGTGCGACCGCTGAACTGCTGGACAGAATGGCCAGGCGACGGAAACGCATAGGCATGGGGTCCCCTCGCGGCGGTAGAGCTGCTGCATGTCTCGTTAACACAATTAAAAGTTGTATTACCGGAGGGCAAACGCGCGGCATGAGGAAAGAGGAGCTGTGCGGAGATTTGTTTCCTTTCGTTGCCCCGCCGCCACGGGCGTCGCCATTGCCGGTGGGGGCGAGCCCCGCCCCGTATCACGCCTGCCACATTTTCAAAGGCTTAGAGCATTTTCGAGCGAAGTGGATACCGGTTCGCGTGAAGAAAATGCGACCAAGAAGAACTTAGAGCGGTTCCCCGATTCGAAGAAAAGCGGAAGCACTCTAGCGCGGGGGGAAACCGCAGGACACCCGACAACCGCGCGGGAGAGAAGGGCGAGGCTCCAAGCCGCACGCAGGCCTCTCGCCTCGCCAGTTTCGCCCTCTGTTGGTAGACCCACGGGAACGATGGGTGCCTTGCACAATCCTGTGCCGCGCCGCTTCACCTCACCTCCCGCGGCGCACCCAGGAGCAGCTGCAGGATCACGTGATCTGCCGGGTCGAGGGGCCGGCCGAGC
Proteins encoded in this region:
- a CDS encoding autotransporter-associated beta strand repeat-containing protein yields the protein MPRVCPPVIQLLIVLTRHAAALPPRGDPMPMRFRRLAILSSSSAVALAIMAGPAVCATYTVTSASGDPTVENSLGWAIAQANANAGADEIVFDASLAGQTITLTGTLPIISDSVTIDGGTTGVKIDGANTYNIFFARADGSSSPDTIDVSIANLTLQNAHAQGGDSGLSTSGGGGMGAGGAIFVGKRANVVVANTTFDGAKATGGSTPSPVGSFGEGGGGGGLNGGNGSNGSGGPNNIGGGGGGGGGYGIGSNGTPSTSTDGGNGGGPNPGLGGGIGVAGTTGGDFSGGGGGGRNAGGGNGGFGGGGGGTGFSTDGPAGDGGFGGGGGGGYGAGNDAGHGGFGAGGGGKQGNGSVGRGGFGGADGTDSGGAGAGFGGAVFVEDGGSISFSGNISVENGSATAGGAGALGLGSGFYLHGTTGISFAPGAGETVTIGDDIASDAYAPGYEDADDPADPAGDGKDTGVTKTGAGTLVLSGNNAYIGGTKVEGGTVSISNDNNLGHSTGTVSLSNGGELLATADMTTARAITLGTGGGTLSADASHTLTVDSVISGSGGLTKGGAGTVVLMAENTYTGGTDIAEGTLRLGAADVLGSGPTHIGEDGRLDLNGFNASLSNVTAESGGEIALSGATLTADQASDGTXKGAGNAGLDVHAESIASAEAVVGISLQGHIASLVPADTGALFADLALRPELMLSYGRGFGDIDDTVASAFLGAKGLPFQTEGAKLGRDRFRANLALAAEAPQAPVTFAIGYGFEYASRQTNHYLSLSGQIQW